One stretch of Streptomyces sp. 135 DNA includes these proteins:
- a CDS encoding roadblock/LC7 domain-containing protein — MASDAPTGHVSDLDWLMSGLVQRVPHTRSAVLLSSDGLVKSVHGLDPDSADHMAALASGLYSLGRSAGIRFGDGGDVRQVVVELDSTLLFVSTAGSGTCLAVLAGRDADAAVLGYEMAMLVKSVRPYLITAPRQPAGEPAPMRR; from the coding sequence ATGGCGAGCGATGCGCCGACCGGCCATGTATCCGATCTCGACTGGCTGATGAGCGGACTCGTGCAGCGCGTGCCGCACACCCGCAGCGCCGTCCTGCTCTCCTCCGACGGGCTCGTGAAGTCGGTGCACGGCCTCGACCCGGACAGCGCCGACCACATGGCGGCCCTCGCCTCGGGCCTCTACTCGCTCGGGCGCAGCGCCGGCATCCGGTTCGGGGACGGCGGAGACGTCCGGCAGGTCGTCGTGGAGCTCGACTCCACGCTGCTGTTCGTCTCCACGGCGGGCTCCGGTACCTGCCTCGCGGTGCTCGCGGGCCGCGACGCGGACGCGGCCGTCCTCGGCTACGAGATGGCGATGCTGGTCAAGAGCGTGCGTCCGTACCTGATCACCGCGCCCCGGCAGCCGGCCGGGGAACCCGCGCCGATGAGGCGCTGA
- a CDS encoding ATP/GTP-binding protein — protein MDYDDSSDPFPTALKILVAGGFGVGKTTFVGAVSEIAPLSTEELLTTVSEATDDLSGVEDKTTTTVAMDFGRITLDPEHVLYLFGTPGQERFWFMWDELSEGALGAVVLADTRRLEDCFAAVDFFEQRGMGFIVAINEFDGAYRYEPEEVRSAIDLDPEVPVVRCDARISSSGIQTLLVLVKHLINHAPAPSYGAYT, from the coding sequence ATGGATTACGACGACAGCTCTGACCCCTTCCCCACCGCCCTGAAGATCCTGGTCGCCGGTGGTTTCGGGGTCGGCAAGACGACCTTCGTGGGCGCGGTCAGCGAGATCGCGCCGCTGAGCACCGAGGAACTGCTCACCACGGTCAGCGAGGCCACCGACGACCTGTCGGGCGTGGAGGACAAGACCACGACGACGGTGGCCATGGACTTCGGACGCATCACGCTCGACCCCGAACACGTGCTGTACCTCTTCGGCACACCCGGCCAGGAGCGGTTCTGGTTCATGTGGGACGAGCTCTCCGAAGGCGCGCTCGGCGCGGTGGTGCTCGCCGACACCCGCCGCCTGGAGGACTGCTTCGCCGCCGTGGACTTCTTCGAACAGCGCGGCATGGGCTTCATCGTCGCGATCAACGAATTCGACGGTGCCTACCGCTACGAACCCGAAGAGGTGCGTTCCGCGATCGACCTCGACCCCGAGGTGCCCGTCGTGCGCTGCGACGCGCGCATCTCCAGCTCGGGCATCCAGACGCTCCTCGTCCTCGTCAAGCACCTCATCAACCACGCCCCGGCGCCCAGCTACGGAGCCTACACATGA
- a CDS encoding DUF742 domain-containing protein — protein MAAPHDGPWLDDAAGRLVRPYTVSDGRTRPTTQLDLLSQVMATGSTPLGYLGPEHSAALGLCGAPASVAEIAAQLKLPAVVTKVILCDLLDSGALTMKTPDFYHNPTDRSLLEAVLDGLRRQL, from the coding sequence ATGGCGGCCCCGCACGACGGGCCCTGGCTCGACGACGCCGCGGGACGGCTCGTCCGTCCCTACACCGTCAGCGACGGACGGACCAGACCGACCACGCAACTCGACCTGCTCTCCCAGGTGATGGCCACCGGCTCGACCCCGCTCGGTTACCTCGGGCCCGAGCACTCCGCGGCCCTCGGTCTCTGTGGAGCCCCGGCCTCCGTCGCCGAGATCGCGGCCCAGCTGAAGCTGCCCGCGGTCGTGACCAAAGTGATCCTCTGCGATCTCCTCGACTCCGGGGCTCTCACCATGAAAACCCCGGACTTCTACCACAACCCCACTGACCGGTCCCTGTTGGAGGCAGTGCTCGATGGATTACGACGACAGCTCTGA
- a CDS encoding DUF2264 domain-containing protein, whose translation MAVAPHLFLPPGDRVLSPFTGWSRAHWEALADRQLEALVPHATPRFAQYRLPGRASWSGVVSDGLEGYARSFLLASFRIAGAGGEVDPRLVERYARGLAAGTDRGSGEAWPELTDRSQQMVEAASIAIGLHETRPWIWDTLDARVQERVVDWFSRFVGAQTWDNNWRLFQVVSEQFLASVGAPYRKADIEGGLDRIEDWYRGDGWYSDGDGRNYDYYNGWAMHLYPLLWARMAGPGGDGGRAEVYRERLGRFLTTYPHFFGGDGAPVHQGRSLTYRFAAAAPVWMGALANCTPLAPGLTRRLASGTARHFVERGVPDERGLLPLGWYGTFLPATQAYSGPASPYWASKGFLGLLLPADHPVWTERELPLPVEESDQYTALPAPGWLLHGTRHDGIVRLVNHGSDHNPLEGPAQDDPHYAKFGYSTATAPETAPRAWERTVDGHLALIAADGTPSRRLRIHPLTCEGRLASSRHDARLPGHDDPFPVVTTSALHGPWEIRAHRLRAPEGAAVREGGHAVADGTPPHAERGPGWALARTSAGLISAVVALHGWHEETGIAREVAANAYGPHSATPFLTLPQHPGGPGVHVTLVALSRDTVDPRALRASVTCAVDDDGVRVRVRVRFPDGTELEL comes from the coding sequence ATGGCCGTAGCACCTCATCTGTTTCTGCCGCCCGGCGACCGTGTTCTGTCGCCGTTCACCGGGTGGAGCCGCGCGCACTGGGAGGCGCTTGCTGATCGGCAGTTGGAGGCGTTGGTTCCGCACGCTACGCCGAGGTTCGCGCAGTACCGGCTGCCGGGGCGGGCGAGCTGGTCCGGGGTGGTGTCGGACGGGCTTGAGGGATATGCGCGCTCCTTCCTGCTGGCCTCCTTCCGGATCGCGGGGGCGGGCGGCGAGGTGGACCCCCGCCTCGTGGAACGCTACGCGCGAGGGCTGGCGGCGGGCACCGACCGTGGCAGTGGCGAGGCGTGGCCCGAACTCACCGACCGGTCCCAGCAGATGGTCGAGGCCGCCTCGATCGCGATCGGCCTGCACGAGACCCGACCCTGGATCTGGGACACGCTCGACGCCCGGGTCCAGGAGCGGGTGGTCGACTGGTTCTCCCGGTTCGTCGGCGCGCAGACCTGGGACAACAACTGGCGTCTCTTCCAAGTGGTGTCCGAGCAGTTCCTCGCCTCGGTCGGCGCCCCGTACCGCAAGGCCGACATCGAGGGCGGCCTGGACCGCATCGAGGACTGGTACCGCGGCGACGGCTGGTACAGCGACGGCGACGGGCGCAACTACGACTACTACAACGGCTGGGCGATGCACCTCTATCCGCTGCTGTGGGCGCGGATGGCGGGCCCTGGTGGCGACGGAGGACGCGCCGAGGTCTACCGCGAGCGCCTCGGCCGGTTCCTCACGACCTACCCCCACTTCTTCGGCGGCGACGGTGCCCCCGTCCACCAGGGGCGCTCACTCACCTACCGCTTCGCCGCCGCCGCACCCGTGTGGATGGGCGCCCTCGCGAACTGCACGCCGCTCGCCCCGGGCCTGACCCGGCGCCTCGCCTCCGGCACGGCCCGGCACTTCGTGGAGCGCGGCGTGCCCGACGAGCGGGGCCTGCTGCCGCTCGGCTGGTACGGGACGTTCCTGCCCGCCACCCAGGCCTACTCGGGTCCGGCATCACCGTACTGGGCGAGCAAGGGCTTCCTCGGCCTGCTGCTGCCCGCCGACCACCCGGTGTGGACGGAACGCGAACTCCCGCTGCCCGTCGAGGAGTCCGACCAGTACACCGCGCTCCCCGCACCCGGCTGGCTCCTGCACGGCACCCGGCACGACGGCATCGTGCGGCTGGTCAACCACGGCAGCGACCACAACCCCCTCGAAGGCCCGGCCCAGGACGACCCGCACTACGCCAAGTTCGGCTACTCGACGGCGACGGCCCCCGAGACCGCCCCGCGCGCGTGGGAGCGTACCGTCGACGGCCACCTCGCCCTCATCGCCGCCGACGGCACGCCCTCGCGCCGCCTGCGCATCCACCCTCTGACGTGCGAGGGACGCCTCGCCTCGTCCCGCCACGACGCCCGGCTGCCGGGCCACGACGACCCGTTCCCCGTCGTGACGACGAGCGCCCTGCACGGCCCCTGGGAGATCCGCGCGCACCGGCTGCGGGCCCCCGAGGGCGCGGCGGTCCGCGAGGGCGGCCACGCGGTGGCGGACGGAACACCTCCGCACGCCGAACGCGGTCCCGGCTGGGCGCTCGCCCGTACCTCGGCGGGGCTCATCAGCGCCGTGGTCGCGCTGCACGGCTGGCACGAGGAGACGGGCATCGCCCGCGAGGTCGCCGCCAACGCCTACGGACCGCACTCCGCGACACCGTTCCTGACCCTCCCTCAGCACCCGGGCGGGCCCGGCGTCCACGTCACGCTGGTCGCCCTCTCGCGGGACACGGTCGACCCGCGGGCGCTGCGCGCGTCCGTCACCTGTGCCGTGGACGACGACGGCGTACGGGTCCGCGTCCGCGTCCGCTTCCCCGACGGGACGGAACTGGAGCTGTGA
- a CDS encoding GAF domain-containing protein codes for MMPDRHLLLTPVDKEAPARVRRLRGLGIGDRPDAALDLFADRLAELTGAPYAMVNFIDENRQFFAGLHTPEGTRPGTDLAAAAAGGLGRYMARDHGYCPHVVVRRKALVLEDVCDYPRFAGNPVVDEIGIRSYLGAPLIDRTGIALGTVCVVDVEPRRWGRAGLDTIKMLAAELVEQIHRREDGGI; via the coding sequence ATGATGCCCGACCGGCACCTGCTGCTCACCCCCGTCGACAAGGAGGCGCCCGCGCGCGTGCGGCGGCTGCGCGGGCTGGGCATCGGAGACCGGCCCGATGCGGCCCTCGACCTCTTCGCGGACCGGCTCGCGGAGCTGACCGGCGCGCCGTACGCGATGGTCAACTTCATCGACGAGAACCGGCAGTTCTTCGCCGGGCTGCACACCCCGGAGGGCACGCGCCCCGGCACGGACCTGGCCGCCGCGGCGGCCGGTGGCCTCGGCCGCTACATGGCCCGCGACCACGGGTACTGCCCACATGTGGTGGTGCGCCGCAAGGCACTCGTCCTGGAGGACGTCTGCGACTATCCGCGGTTCGCGGGCAACCCCGTCGTGGACGAGATCGGCATCCGCTCCTACCTGGGCGCGCCCCTCATCGACCGTACGGGCATCGCGCTCGGCACGGTCTGCGTCGTCGACGTCGAGCCGCGCCGCTGGGGGCGGGCGGGGCTCGACACGATCAAGATGCTGGCCGCGGAGCTGGTCGAGCAGATCCACCGGCGGGAGGACGGCGGCATCTGA